A stretch of DNA from Cryptomeria japonica chromosome 4, Sugi_1.0, whole genome shotgun sequence:
AAATGATTAGTTTGGTTCCCCAAGGGAAAGGCCACAACCCTAATGCAAAAGCCAACACCATTTTAGATAACTCCACCACAACTAGTAGGCCCTAGgttccctttagaagccccatgGAAGTTACCCTTAAACGagtcattaggaagaaaagacCAACTGCACATAATTATTTTGAGTTGGTTGGTATTGATGTCCATGTAGACTGGGATCTTCCAActttttagaacatcaaaatcctcCTTACTATTGCAATAGTGATCTTCCCTAGcatcacattctcaacaaaattatattttatcttgGCCCAAACACCTCAAAGGGGTTGATATCATTCCTAACAATTTTTTTATTCCTCTCTTTTCAGATACCCCAAaggatatgtggaaaggaaaaTTTCCATAAATTTCTTATGGTCGGATTGTTTTTATTATAGTACCAACTCCTGAAACAATCTTGAATCTCATCTAGGAACACCCAATTCAAACCCCAATGCTAAAAAAACATAGCCCAAATAGGTTAGACACAAGGACAGTGTATAAAAATGTGGTTCACGGATTCCTCATCATTGATACAAAGATATCATCTATTGGGGATGCAGAAACCTTCTTTCTCAAGTTATTTGTGGTTAGTATCTTATTTTGCAAAATAatgcataaaaaaatattaattttaggggtcAAACCTGGATGCCAGGCCTTAGCCCAGTAGGGGATAGAGTCTTGAGACTGAGACAACATAAGGAAAGCATATGCCACAAAATAAATCCCTGAAGAGGTACTGCTCCAAACCAAGTGGTTCTTTGTTCTAGGATTTAAAATTGCATGGTTGATCACTAAGTTTACCTGCTTTAGGTTGGGATCAATAGAgctgaggtccacccacttttgatctctctAGTAGTTAGCAACCTTAACAACAAAATTATCCTTGCATGTCTAGATGATCATTTGAGAAACACAATTATTATTGAGAGTAGCTCCTCCAATCCAGGCATCATCCCTGAAATCCGCCTTCCTGCCATTACCTATGGCCCAAACTTTGCCTACAATAACAATACTTTTAGCATGGATAACATTGTTCCAAATAGTAGAGCCACTCAGTATGTGATTAGAGGCAAGGAAAACTTCAATGGTAGGGACCAAACATAAGTATTTAGCCTTACATATATCATTCCACTCTCCATTTCCCTGATAgattctccatatttgtttggccaGAAGGGTCTTGTTTAGGGTTCTAATATTTCTTAATTCAAGACCCCCCACCTTTTTGGGTTTCTAGACATTCTCATAGGAAATGAGGGCAACTCTCTTGTTCTCCTCAACCCCGGACCAAAGGaaatctttctgaattttctaacTAGCATCTACAATTTTTCAAGGAATTTTGAATAGGTTTAAAGCATAAACCGAAAAAATCTGGAGAGAAGATTTTAAAAGCTATAttttaccagcttgactaagaagggtccctttccaaccagccagctttatactgaatctatcaacaaggTTGTTCCAAAATAAATCTGTAGGTTTCGTGCCCAAAGGAAGACCTAGGTAAATAGATAGGGGATTTCAAATTTGGCAACCCAGGATCATGTCCATCCTATTATGTCTGTTCTCCAGGGTGTTGATGAAGAAAACATAGCTtttctcccaattaatcatttGACCCGAAGCAGAACTATAAATTTTGAGGAGGTTCTTCATAGTGGAAGCTTCTTTGATCGATGAAGTGCCCATTAAGATGGTATCATAAACAAATTGCTAGTTGGAACAAGATTCAAAACCAGAAGAGGGAGAGACTCCCGGTAGAAGACCCTTGGAAACAAATTTGCTAATAAATCTACCAAGACATTTAGctagaataatgaagagaatagggAAGATGGGATCCCCCTGCCTGATGGCCCTAGAATTTTTAAAGAAGGGGGAAGGCACACCATTCACAATGAcagagaaagaaggagttgataTAAGTTGGTCAATCAACTAAATAAGCCTATCACAAAAGCCAAAAGCACCAAGCACCTTACCCAAGAAGCCCCAGTCCACatgatcataggctttagacaagtCCAACTTCATTAGGAAGCCTTGTTTcttctgtttatggtgaaaatggataacaataataacaatattgaaaggctaaatgaattcaaccacaaaaccctagcctaacaatcaacaaagatccaccataacatatgaagattacctaagacaatgcaaataattcaaaatcacaaagattataccaatcacatgtccaatagggttttgatctccattcttcctatctccattgatcttgcttgatatatatttgctctcatattttttgtatgcacaagagctcaacaaagaacggaatgtggttgcaagtaggatcgtagtgtagccaagtgatcattagcatgagtgattaggtcattagggtttgacaatgaagaaagcatcttcttaaatagaagacacaatatgaaatggagggttaagattgagaggtgtaaaaagagaggtcggctaggattagagggtaggtataagaaataccaaaataatgaaagtgtaggaattaagagatgaatgacatgtgtcatgtgtagaaaaagataatgaattaattaaataaataaagatttatttaattaatagtagaagtgggataattaaataaataaaatatttatttaatttaggaagaggataatttaaataaataaatgtatttatttaaatgagaaataaggctagaagaggataaatgaattaattaaataaataaggatttatttaattaatagaagaattaggcttagataattaaataaataaaatatttatttaattagactggacaattttgggtgtctacatctTCGATTCCACCAGGGAGTGTATGTTTTCATGAATAgtaatgatagagtcaaggatttgttTGCTAGGAACAAAACCACTCTGTTGGGGCGATATTATTAATGAGAGAGTCATTAGCATTCTGCCAGTAACCATCTTCAAGATAATTTTATAGAAAGAATTTCATAAGCTTATCAGATGAAACTGATCCATGGAATTAGCCCCAAGACATTTGGGAATCAAAACCATAAAAGTAGCATTGAATTCCTTTAGGATAATCCTAGCCCCCAAAAATTCTTCTACTCCTTTAACCACATCAGATTTGagaatattccaaaagacttgaaAAAATAATAGCGGGAACCCATCCGGATCTGAGGCTTTattgccatcaaaggagaaaaccgcTTTCTTAATTTCCTCCTCGGAGGGAATGGCCACCATAGCCTTGTTCTGAACATCATTAATGATGGAAGGAATTGTCTCTAAGAGGGCCCTCTGAGAAAGATGATCCAGACCACAATCTGCTAAGAGAAGAGATTTGAAAACATTCCTGGCTTCATTCCCAATCTCATTGTCCTTCCTTGTTTCAATTCTACCAATTCTCAACTTTGAGATCCTATTAGCAACcttatgtttcatagaagtcatatggaagaacttggtatttttGTCCCCAGCTTTAAGCCAAAGAGATCTAGACCGttgtttccaaaattcttcttctcttctgataaTCTTGTGATACTTAACAAGCActtcattttccttcttgataGACACCTCATTATATCCGCTGGTTTGGATTTTATCCTTTATTTCCTTTAGCTCAAGTTGGGCTTTGGACTTGGCAACAAAAAGATCCCCCAAAAATTCCTTGTTCCATTTCtttatattatctttcaggtaCCTTAATTTTTTCACCATTCTATACATCATGGAACCTTTGACATCAATAGTCCACCACTTGTCAATGGCCCTCTCAAGGTTAGGATGGTcaagccacatcctttcaaatctaaacgAGAAGTTTATTTTAACAGTTATATTCTCTGCCTCAAAAACCATAGGAAAGTGGTTAGAACCAATCCGAGAAATAGTCGATAGGGAGCACAGATAATGGTTAAACCAATCATTAGAAATAAGGGCCCTATCAAGTCTAACTTGAATAAGATCTTCCCCCACCCTACGGTTGGTCTAGGTAAAATTGGCACCTTGTTGATCAATATCAGGTAGACCCTAGTTGTTAATAAAGTTCAATAGATCCATTCTACTTTCTAACTGAGAGGGGACACCTCCAAACTTCCCTTTGTCATGGAGAGGGGTGTTGAAGTCCCCCATGACCATTCATGTTTCATCCTTAAAAAAGAGACCAAATGgcctccaaattcttccaaaattTACATCTACCGAGTCTATTATTAGGGGTGTAAATATTAGTCAGGAGCCAAGAGGTACCATCCCTTAAATGATCAAACCTAACAAAGGCCAAATTTCTATCCTTCTTAACAGGCACCCCACTAACACGCCTTAGATTCCAGAAAATCGCAATGACTTTAGAAGCACCATCCGAGCTACCTCCTAAAATTCCCCCATCCTTAAAAAGCTTAATATTCTCAACTTTCTCTttagtcattttagtttcttggataagaaCAATGTCCAATTTATGCTCTCTAACTAGATTTATAAGAGCATCTtgtttatgtggactattcaatccacgtgcattccatgaaacaattttcattttatttttagggaacatacctcatggatggtcatttGAGTACCATCCGCTATATTCTTTCTTGCCTCTTGATCTCTGATCTGGCTTGCTTATTTTCTTCCAGAAGGAGGGGATAAAACCCGTATCAACTTTAGTCCTAGAGTAGCCTGAGGGGTGAATTTCAGCCCCTTTTTCCCAACTTTCTTTCATTCCGCTACTTCCTTACTCTGGCTATCTTCCTTTTGGATGTTCTGGGTGATTGTCTTCTGCTTGACATCATCAACCTCAGCCCACTTAACACTTATATTGGGGGATCTTTGTTATGAGTGGTGattcatctttaatttcaatcatACTTGGATAAAAACATACTCCTATCTTGTCTCCTGACTTGCGAGACATGGATAATATATTCAATCCTCTCTCCTTTCAAAGATTGTATCTTCCTTTGAGTGGTATTTTGCATATTTTTTATCTTTTCTCGCATTTAATCtttcttcatgtgagtacatgtgtgttctttgattagtttattttctttaagtgctacatattttatgtataatctctctttagAGGTTGTATAATCTttctctttgtccctatgcttgggggaCATTGATTTATCTCATCCTTTCTatggatccacttttcctttggtggtgtttgcttatgatacaatgttattccttgtgtgaagttgtttgttttcttaaggattatctcttatgcaagaggtgtgtatcctatTTACAACCACTTCTTCATTTGGTTATGTATGTCTACTATAAACAAACCTTTCACTTTGGgtgaaaagtgtgttatcctttatcaagaatccctttaacctagcaataggaggaagctctgaattcttgttctccttcttttcttttggtcatttatgtttatttttttcaaaatcccCTCTTCGAGGTAGATacctttgagaaaagatctcttcacCTCCAAACGATTCTCTTTACAATTTTTCCaatatatctcttttacaactatcttttcctttcttataaCAATTATATATTTTTGGCTTGGATTTGTGTACAtggtttcctaaaggatatctcctcattgttgaaggtgtgtattcttatttcTAGCTTCTGTAGGACATAAACATATAACAATTTTAACATCTTAAGGGGGGAATACACatcgccctctttgtactatattttataTTTTGCATGTCCTATACAAGGtgtacattcttgaaactagatccTAGCTCTTATAAAAGATTCTTCATTCCTAAAACTATATGGAACCCTTTTATATGTATTATACGAGGTATACATTCTCGAAGCCAGATCCtaggtcttatacaagatgttcttGAAACTAGTCATATACAAGTTTTTCCTTGCCCAAAACTAAACCCAATTCTTAGACAAGATGCTTAACTCCTAAAACTAGATAGTGACATATGTGGCaaggtgagttgactagcataatacATCTTGCTAGAAAtttcaactcttcctttttcaatgagtggaactagcataacatagCTCACTAGACTATTGTGACTCTCCTTTACATGAGTCAcacaacataaaacaactttttgtCTCATGAGTATTCATGTTCTCGTGGGTCACCTACCATAATACAAGTTGCTACCCTATCAATTTTATGACCTCTCTCTTTTTCTCATGGATCatttagcataacacaacttggtaGCCTATAGAATCCATGTTTTCCCCTTTCTCTTCCCCATGATctcataacttttctatttgtggatcatCGTTCATCACTTGATCCATGCTCTTGTTGTTGTCATGTGATCACTTGAGTTCTTGTAATAGCATATTGACAATCATATTagcagttgagacattttgattatcaagttctctttagctagttgacttggagaaattttatttttagtacttaccccttgcattgtgtgttttttGTCTGCCTTTTTTTGTCtatccttgcatgtgattgtgtgagttaagatcctaagatcggGAGATTAGTTCCTTGAAGTTGATTatttcttatctccttgtgatctcactcATTGTTTCTCCtttctctcatctttctactttactgcgagtatttgcataagctcatactctagttaaagtgggggataaatgtaacatcataaattgtaactgGTACAATTcatacctcatgtttgtgctcctactttagcatgtcctatttcCATTCCCCCTACGTTCATTTTGGCCCTCTTTACTCCAACATTGATGTCACCTATTGACACTACTGAGTGAGCCCCATCCTAAGGCAACACTCTCATATTTCCTAATTGGTTGGTATTATATGTTGGAGGAATACGGTGTGGAGCACAATGGTCCTAGAATAGGGTGCCTCAAAATTCCTTGGTCCCCCTTAAATAAGACCCAATTTGAAATAGGACGCGCACTCTCTCTCCCTGATGTATTCTAGTTATCATGGCTAAACTTGATTGATGTAGGTcggcctaatcaataatttacctaagGAAccaagacatcctatcaatttattttgaaaTCCACAATCTATTGATTATATTTGTGCATCCATTAAGCATTCAACATCAAGCATAAATTGAGGGCAACATTTTATCTTTTAAGCATTACAcggcaaagttacatcaatcttcatgtaaGAATGTGTGTATAGTTCTTCTATCTTCATGTGTTTGTCATTCCAttatattcaacatttgtgattacatccaAAGaccattgtagatctgaggtatatctgcTAACATTTACTTTAATAATATTTACGTTGTTCAATTCAAGGTTAACTCCTATCCACaccattatttctctctttctgtTTCTAGGGAATAGGCTTAGGAATTGTACTCGAAGATATCGATAAAGTTGATGATGGTGAATAGATTTATCTTTAGATAGAGTGAAATTAAAAGGATGAAGGTGAATCTATACTACCTTATCCTATAAGATCGACCCTTTTTTTTTGGAATAGGTTTTGAATCTCTTCTTTTTCCAAGATCCTTGTTTGTGGCTCCATGGGACATCTGtagcattttttttaattaaattacctcAATTATCCCCTATATTGCCCTAATTTAATCATTACATTCCAATTTCAACTAGAAAGAGGAAGGCAACAAAATTGGTAAATTTAATCAATATTCTTAGCCCCTTTAACAATCAAATTGTGGCTATATCTATTGGATTTACTCCCTTCTTTCAATGTATGGATGATTTGAttaattagtggttttactatttTAGTTGGTGAAACCCTTATTCCAAATTACACCGTCATACATACATTTGGATGAATTACACATTGTATAAgaaacatttatttatagtggtaaTGAGGTGATTTAAACTATTATCGGTAGTTATCAATATAAGACAATATTAAATAATAGATAAACATTATCTTGGTGAATAGCCAATTGAGATGTTATTGAAGAACGATAACAAACTAATCTTCAATCATTTTTTCAATGAAGAGATATGGATAAAAGGACATTTTATCAAATAGTTCACAAATTGCATTGGCCATAAAGTTCATATCAACTAGGTAATTGTAGTTCTTATATTTATTTTAAACTTTCCGTTTCACCCCTCAAAAACCATCATCATTAGAGATTAGTTAAATAGGGAGATAAATTA
This window harbors:
- the LOC131071027 gene encoding uncharacterized protein LOC131071027 gives rise to the protein MTKEKVENIKLFKDGGILGGSSDGASKVIAIFWNLRRVSGVPVKKDRNLAFVRFDHLRDENITVKINFSFRFERMWLDHPNLERAIDKWWTIDVKGSMMYRMVKKLRYLKDNIKKWNKEFLGDLFVAKSKAQLELKEIKDKIQTSGYNEVSIKKENEVLVKYHKIIRREEEFWKQRSRSLWLKAGDKNTKFFHMTSMKHKVANRISKLRIGRIETRKDNEIGNEARNVFKSLLLADCGLDHLSQRALLETIPSIINDVQNKAMVAIPSEEEIKKAVFSFDGNKASDPDGFPLLFFQVFWNILKSDVVKGVEEFLGARIILKEFNATFMVLIPKCLGANSMDQFHLISL